From Bradyrhizobium erythrophlei:
AAGTCGCTTTGTTGCGTTCCCGACTATCCAGGAGCAACTTTCCTTTTGGTGATTCACGCGCATCATGTGTGAATGCAATGTATTCGCCCCAACTTCTCCGCCGGTCGCGCGACAAGTCGCAGCCGTATCAGCAATGGCTCGTGGCTGCTTCCTGGTGTTGATGGTCGAAGCGCCACAGCGCGCCGATTCCGCGACATCTGTGCCGCCTATGAGGCTGAGGCGGGCGGCAACGTCACCGAGGTAGAACGCGATCTGATCCGCCAGGCGGCAGGTCTTACGCTTCGCGCCGAGCAGCTGCAGGGGGCAATCGTCGCGGTGAAGCTGTCGACAACGACGAACTGATCCGTCTCTCCAGCACCGCCAAGCGCTTGCTCGAGGCGATCCGCGCCAAGGCGGCGAAGAACAAGCCGGCGGCAGTCACGCCGCTCGAATACGCGGCCAAGCGCGTGGCAGAGAAGGCCGCTGGCGCGCCGGACGGTGACGCGGCATGAACGCACCGGCCCTCAGCATCATCGATACCCTTGACGATCACGCGCTCATTGCGCCGTGGTTTGTTGGTCCATCCTGGAACGCCTGGCGCGTGATCCTGAAAGCCGCGTTCGCCATCCCGCTCGACGACCGCGAGATGGAGACATTTCACGCGCTGGCGGGCGACCGTGCGCCGCCGGAACGCCAGGTAAAGGAGCTGTGGGTCATCGCCGGCCGCAGGGCGGGCTTCGGTCACGCTGACCGGTTGCGGCCCGGCGAACGGGCGCTGGTCCTGAACCTCGCCACCGACCGCGACCAAGCCAAGATTTGCCTGAATTACGTCCGGCTGCAACTGCGGCGCGCCGGCGAAGCGCAAGAGTATGGTCGTTGCGGAGGTTTTCGCAAACGCCCCACAGTTTATTCGCCTTCCTCCCTTTTTTGCCGCTCGCGCTCGTGAAGGCGCTCCACGATCGCCGTGCGCCCTGGTATTAGCGCGGCCTCATCCGAAAACCGCTGCGCAAGATCGGAGTTATACTGTTGAACGACGTCGAGCACCGCTTCCTTGGCGAGCCTGCGATGGTACTCGGCAAGTAACCTGTGCATCGCTGCGAGCTGTTCATCTGTCATTGGCGTCCCGCCTTGGCCGCAATACCAGGCTACAACAGCCTACTGGTCCCGCGCCTGTTTGCGGCGTCCCAATGCCGCTTGGATATGACCTTCGCATGCGCCCACTATGGACGCGCGGCGCGGCCGTGGATGCGTTCCGAGCCGTCTAAAACGCGCCGGCGCGGGCCTATTCAGGCAGCTTTCTGCCCGTAGCCTGGAGTATCGGCGTGTCGTCCGGGAGTTCGAGGCGTTGGATTGAGCAACTTCAGTCCCGCGTCGCTACCGGACGCTGTGAGACATTGACCGAAGCATGCTGCCCAATCCGTCCGAGAGGACGCCGTTATTGTAATTGGCGTCCCAAAAATAAACGACGCCGAGGACGATCAGAAAAGCCAGGAGCATTCGCATGTCACTTCCCTGGGCGGGCGACCATTCCATCATCTATCAGGCTTCATCTTCCGCCGACCAATGTTCGAGGTTCTGGGGTAGGGCACTCGTCCTGATAAATTACGCGCATGATGCCGATGCGCGCGAAAACGCTTGGTGGTCAATCCAGCGCGCGACCGGCTGCAGCCGTGCCACGATCGCGGAGATTGCCAAGCGCCTTAAGGATGCCGCCTGAAGGCCAATGTCCCAAGCGGGTTTGATTATTGGGTAATGCGTCCGATGCTCTCGCGCACGATGAAGGCGGCTTGGGGAAGGGCAAGGGTGACAGCATCGCCAGCCGACGCCGCCAGGGCTGCGTTAACATCGATAGCTTCCCTTCAAGCAAGGCCGCCCTCTCCACAGTTGCCATAGTTTGAGCGCTGGCCTTGAGCAGTTCGGCCAAGAGCTTGTTCGTCCGCTCGCACTCTCTTTCAAAGTCAGCCCGGTGGCCGCTGGCTATGGCCTCCATCTCGATCAGTTCGGCCTGCAACGTCTCAATTTTTCGGTTTAAGGCGGTGACCACCTGGTGACCGGCCTGTGCTTGCGGTCCACGGGAGACTGGGGAATGGCTGATTTCGGTGAGATCGATCTGTACCAACGTCTTGCCGTCGTTGGAGCGGGAACGCGGCAATCTTTGTCGCTTCACCAGCGCCCTTGCCGCTTCAGGGGAGATTTTGAGCCTTTCGCCTAGTTCGGCATACGTCAGCATCTCGACGGGCATGATGTCCACTCCCGTTTAGCCGGGCGGTCACCACCCGGACACGACAAACGATATCAACACCCAGTTAAGGGTTGGTTTACTACACCTGACACGGCCCAAGCTACCGGCTGATACCGCGGTGAGCAAAAACGGCTCCAGCCCGGGGGAAGCTGGAGCCGCACTTGGGATGTGCCGGGAGGGAGGAGTCCGGCACAATCTTGATATGTGCGATGGGCGGACGATTCCCATTATATTATGGTTTAGGAAACAGCTTCAGTTGGTGTGTGGCACAGCCATGACACCTCCGCGTGCGAAAGCCGCCGCGACGCCCCCAGCGCGCGCAGTCAGCCAACATCACGCGGCGAGGAGGGATTTTGTTCCCGCCCAAATGTCCAAAAGTGCACCTAACGGGATCCATCGCAACATGGAACCTGCTTAGAGTTCCGCTAACGGAACACCCCAGCCTCTAAACGTGCTCATGTCAAAGTTGGCTCAGTGCGCAACAGCTTGCCATTGAGGTGGAAACAGCGCAGCAGCGGTGGACGCGCAGACGCCCGCCGAAATAAAAATCCGCAGCGGTCCGGTGCAGGCGCTTAGTGGTTCAAGATGGCTATGACGGCACCGGCGAAGCCCAGCACCAACAGGCCCGAAGCTGTTACGGAGACCAAGTCAATTGACCAAGGGTGACCGGCTCCGCCGACCAGATCGCAATGTCCCGACCGGCTTTCGTCGCGATACGTGTGAATGCGCATAATCGTCCCCGCTAGTGGCTGAAGATTGTGAAGGCAGCGAACGCGACCGGCAACTCGACCAAGGCCGTGCCGATGGCCAACAGCCAAATCTCACGCTTTGTCTGGGTATCCATAATCGCCTAACGCTCAGAGGCACGGCCGGTTCCACACGGCGTCCGGCAGGCGTGGCGCCGGCTGCCGCGCGCCCGATGGCCAGGTCGGCCAGTTCAGCGCCGCCGACCTCTGACCCATCACGAACCCGTTCCTGAACAGTGACTTCGACTACCGGGTCATCACTTAAACGCTCGGATCGTGTCCGCCGGCGCCGCGGACATGGTCTGCGCGGCCTCGCATGCCCCCCATCGAGAGCGAGGCCGCGCCCGCCGGGGCAGCCCGTCCGGCCATGGCCACAAACAGCGGAAAATTCGTCTGCTACTACCGGGTCAGTAACGGCCGCCAGGGCAAATCCGGGCTGGGCCTCGGTGCCCAGCGGGCCGCGGTCGCCACCTATCTCAACGGCGGCGACTGGCAGATCCCCGCACAAATCGGTGGACACCCTGCGGGGCTATGTTCGGGATGCAGAGTTATTCAAGGATCATGCAGGTACCGGTTTGCTCTAAAGCGGGCTCTGTCAGATGCCGCGTTGGCAAGGTGCAGCGTCACTTCCTTGACGTCTAATCGAGCCAACCGAACTTTCGCTCGGGCCACGATGCCTGGACATTGTGCACGGACCGGTCCTGTGCCCGAGAATTTTGCTCTGCCCGGGCATTTTTCATAGGCCGGACGTGTACCCGTGCATTATGCATGCGCCGGACCTTAGCTCGGACCTTATGCTGGGACCGTACATGTTCGCGGGCATTTTTCACGGGTCGGACCTCGGCCCTTGCATCTTTCTCGGCCGCCCAAGCCTGAAATTGCTTCAACAAGGCTTCGGCTGGCGGCTGATTGATTTCGGTCTGGCTCCGATCGGCAGGCTCAATAGCGCCGGTAATTTCGTCGCGCGTCTCTTCCTCGGCCGCCCAAGCTTGGAATTGCTTCAACAAGGCTTCTGCTAGCGGCTGACTGATTTCGGTCTGGCTCTGATTAGGAGTTTTAAAAGCGGCAGCAATTTCGTCGCCCGTCGGCGCTTCGCTTGCTGTCGGCAACAAAGCCGGGGCGTGTGCGGTTGATTGAATTTTTGGCATCGACTGGGTGCCATCCTGAGGCGCCGATGTGCCGACCAGGGAAGCCGTGGCGCTCGCAAGCACGATTGGATTTTCCGCCGATAGAACTGCGAAGACGATCCCTGCGGTCGTTACGCCCAAAATACTCATCTTCATGATTTGTGACGCAGTAACCGCTCTGTCCCAAGCTTTCAAGATGCCCACCTGCTGGGGTTCTTCAGTATGAACGGAGAGACGGAGGGAAATAAGATCGTTCGTCGCCATCGGTGATGTCCCCACGCTAAACGCAACATCGAGCATCCTGGCATGAGCTTCTTAACGGGATCCTGCTCCCGAGGCCTAAATAGCGAGATCGTCGGCGCGATTTGGGAGAAATCTTGATTCCATTGGGTGAGACCGCACGATCTTTCGTTGGTTTTTGCGGCGCTTGTGGCCCGTGATCGTCGAGATGACAATTCAGTTTGGCCAGAAATCGGCGGAAACCCTGCGGTGCTCCAAGGATCATGCGGGAGCCGGCATGCTTTGAGCAAGCGCGCTACGCCAACGGTGCGTCCATCTTCAAAATGATGGACCAGTCTGGGCACAAGTCGATCGATACCCTGCGGGGCTATGTGCGCGATGCGGAGCTATTCAAGGATCACGCCGGGACCGGATTGCTTTGAGCGTTAGTGACCAAAGCACGAGCACATGAACGAAGCGATCGCATTCGTCGGCTCGCTGTCGGCTGGCAGTAGCGACACCGCATCGCTCGGATCGGCTTGGGGCTCGCAACCCGCGAGCCCCACTTGGCAACCTCAGGCCTTGTGATAGACGGCTTGCAGGCCATAGACCGGCGTCGGGATGCCCTCGTAGCGCGCCTTCAATTGCAGGGAAAGGAATTGCGAATAATGGCGCGACTGGTGCAGATTGCCGCCGTGGAACCATAGGCCTTCCTGCTGCGTCGGCTTCCATATGTTCCGCTGTTCACCTTCCCATGGGCCGGGGTCTTTTGTCGTGTTCGAGCCGAGACCCCAGACCTTGCCGACCTTGTCAGCCATTTCCTGACTGATGAGATCTGCGACCCAGCCATTCATAGAGCTGTAGCCGGTGGCGTAGACGATCACGTCAGCCGGCAATTCCTGGCCGTTGTCGAGTCTGACGCCGTTGGGCGTGATCTCTTCGACCTGCCCGCTGACGAGCTTGACCTTGCCTTCGATGATGAGCTGGGAGGCACCGACGTCGATGTAATAGCCCGAGCCGCGGCGCAAATACTTCATGAAGAGGCCGGAATCGTCGTCGCCGAAGTCGAGCCGGAAGCCGGCTTTCTCCAAACCGGCATAGAAATCGGCGTCGTCCTTGCGGATCTTATCGTAGACCGGCTTCTGGAACTGATGCATGATCTTGTAGGGTAGGGACGCGAAGATCAGATCTGCTTTCGCGGTGGTCATGCCGCCGCGAACGGCGCGCTCGGAATAGAGATCGCCGAGGCTTTCCATCAGCGAATCCGAGCGCACGATATGGGTCGTCGAGCGCTGCACCATCGTCACGTCGACGCCAGCCTCGTAGAGCGCGGCGCAGATGTCATGCGCGGAATTGTTCGAGCCGATGACGACGACCTTCTTGCCCTTGTAGCCGTCGGGACCGGGATGGCGCGAGGAATGATGCTGCTCCCCTTTGAAGGTTGCCATGCCCTTGAATTGGGGCATGTTCGGCTTGGCGGACATGCCGGTAGCGAACACAATCTGCTTGGGCCGCAGCGTAATCTCCTTGCCATCGCGCTCGACAACGACGGTCCATTCCTTTTTGGCGTCGTCCCAACTGGCGTGTTTGGCCGTGGTGTTCGTCCAGTAGTTCAGCTCCATGACCTTGGTGTACATCTCCAGCCAATCGCCGATCTTGTCCTTGGGCGAGAAGACAGGCCAGTTCCTGGGGAAATCGATGTAGGGCAGGTGATCGTACCAGACCGGATCGTGCAAGCAGAGCGACTTATAGCGGTTGCGCCAGGAATCACCCGCACGTGCGTTCCGTTCGACGATGATCGTGGGCACACCGAGTTGGCGTAGCCGTGCGCCGAGCGCGATGCCGCCCTGGCCACCGCCGATGATAAGCACGTAGGGCTGCGTCTCGAAGCCGAGCTTCTCGACTTCCTCGTCGCGCAATTCCTTCCAGGTTTTCGTGCCGGGGTTGACGCCGTGCTTGGCGCCGAGCGGTCGGGTGAAGCCGGCCTTTTCCTCATTGCCCTTCAGCTCGACGATCGTCGTCAGCAGCGTCCATATCTGGCCGTTCTGCAGGCGGATGAGTCCATATCCGCGAGCGACCTCGGTCTCGAACGAGATCCAGGACTCGGTCACGCCGCCAGCTTCGGTTGCAGTCTCACCCTCGGCGATTTTCCAGTTGCGCGGCTTCACGCGCGCGACGCAATGCGCGAGCATGTCGCGGACCTGATCGCGGCCTTCCATTGTCTTGATGTTCCAGGTGAACGCAACAAGGTCGCGCCAGTAGCATTCCGGAGCGAACATTTCCACGGCGGCGTCGAGATCGTCTGCCGCAAGCGCGGCTTCGAATTTGTCGAGAAAAACTTTGACGCGCGCGTTAAGCGTGGTGTCGAGCATCATTTCCTCCCGGGATCGTTTTCAATTTTTTTGCGCCGGTAGCGCAACCTTATCCTAATTATCGAACGAAACCAGACTTCCGTGGTCCGATTTCCCCGTCGGCCTCAGCAGCCTTGAGCGCTCGCCCACAACGACGCTGTCCCCCCGACGGTATAAAGAGTTCCATTTGCTGCGGTGCATGAGTTCGGGGGTGGCACCATCCGGGCCGCCCGCGCCAGTTCGGCGATGTCCGTTGTTTGGGAAAGACCAGAAGTTGTCGGCTGAGGGCCGAACCGGCGCGATTGACATACGTGCCGTACGCTCCCGCTGATAGAGAAATCGACAGCGGTTATCGGTCAAGTCTTAGAAGAGAAAATCGTCTGAATAACATCTTCGCTGATGGGCGATAGATCGCGCGCGGACAGGGGCGGCAGCATCGCGCGCAAACTCTCTGGACGAAGCAGAGTTAGTCCATGATGTACCGAGGGTGCCCGTTGGGCCGCCTCAAGACTCTCTCATCCGATAGTTTCGTGATTTCTCGCGAGACGGTCTCAACCGTAACGCCGACATCTGTCCGGCTCATCGGTAGTTCTATTCCCCGTTAACACCGATGCGATTGTTCATCTGTAGTAAGAAAGCGGCCACCCGTTCCCTTGCCGTAAGTTGCCCAAGCAGGATGCGGTGATCCTCTGCGTGCAGGAGGTCACGCTCCGCGATGCTCCGAACGCCGCGCGAACGACAATTTCGACGACGCTTTCCGGAGAAGCGCCTCTCGTTTCACCCGACGGACTGTTGTTGCCTCGACGATTGCCTCCGCGCTCCAGCGATAGCGCATCGAGGGGTCTAGTCCGAAGACGTCTCCGGGAAAATAGATAGAATGCGCCAATCTGACGCCGTCCGTTGGTGAGCTTGCTTGAAATGCAGATCGCACCGTTGACAACCTGATAGCAATAGGTTGCGGCCTTCTTGGCCGTAGATTTCCTCGTCTTTCTTGTAGGAATAGGTGCTTTTCAAGATTGTGCTCTTTTGGCGTCCGAGACGCCAAAGTTCCTCCATTGCTTGAGCTAGATCAAGATGGGAAGGCTACCGCTTTAGTTGTTCCCCATACTAACCGGCCACTGCCCGATCAGGATCGGGCATCGCGGACTCAACCCCACAGCAATGCCGCAGCGAGCAACACAACGCACAGCAGCGCCAATACCACCCAGATTTTCGTAACGCTCACCGCAGCCATGGGGGTCGGCTCCGTGTTGGTTTGGAGACGGAAGAAAGAGGGAACCAACGGCTGTCTCCCGTCGCTAACTAACCAAGGGATCGCCGAGGGACCATCACGGCACCGGCTGACGGGGTTTCTATAACGCGCTACTCGCCGTCCTTCGCGCCGAAGGGAAATACGCTTGCGGAACCATCGCCGCTTTGATGGAGAAAGCGGCCGATCTCAAATTGCAAGTGGACGAATCCGGTGGTGCGCGACCGGACATGACACCTCAAGCGCCGGACGTTGAGCTGCCGACTGCGAAGTGAATGGTAAGGCCGCCTCAGTTGGCGGCCTCTTTCAGACTAAATCTGGGACTTAGCACAAGCGGCACGCTCCCCAGGATCCGCAGCACGCGCCACCCGCGCAGGCCACCCAGCCGGCGCAGGCACCGAACCAGATGCCACCGAACCCGCAGCCGCCGCAACCACGGCAGCCGCCGCAACCTCGGCAGCCAACAAACCCGCCACCGCCGCAACCACGGAAGCCGCCGCACCCGCCGCACCCGCCGCAACCTCGGCAGCCGCCGCAACCACCGCATCCGCGGGCCAGCTGCACGCCGCTGCCAACGTTTTCCCTATCGAAGACATAGAACGTGGCGAGACTGACGTCGGTCATTTCCTCTTCGCTAAGAACGAAGCGCTGATTGGGCGAGGTATTGTCAGATTGCGGGATACCGGCAGTGGGCATCGTGGATGCGGATGCATTACCCACCAACGAGAAACTCAGTCCGGCGGCACCCAGCACCTTCACGGCGGCGGCTTTGGTTCTGCGTTTCTGCTTCGAAGCTTGCTTGACCCGTGACATGGTCGCATCCTCCGTAAGTCCTTGTGAAATCGCTTGGCAAGCGTGCGCTCGGCGAAACCGGCGCGCAAGGGTCACTTTTGCTATAAAACGCGAAACATCTCATCGAGTTCCATTCATCTTCATGAGCGAGATCGACACATAACCGCTTTTGGTTGAGCAGATTCCCGCCATCTGTGGGCAGCAGCATGGACCTGTATGTCTCGGCATGGCACGAACCGGACCAGCCTGACCGGTCCGACGATGTCCGTTGATTGGGGAAGACCGGAAGTGTCTGCCAGACGGTCGAAACGCGCGATTGATCCGTCGCAGATTCTCTTCGGCCAGCTCGAATCAATGCTGCGCTACATACCCGCTCCGAACAGGACCGCTATTACTGACGCTCGATACTAACCATTGCCGTACCGGCGCTGATCATATCGAGTTCCCGCGCGGCAGCACGGCTCAAATCTATAATGCGACCACGGCCATACGGCCCGCGATCTACTATGCGCACTACAACCGTCTTGCCGTTACGATGATTAGTAACCAGCACCATCGTACCAAATGGCAATGTCTGGTGCGCTGCAGTAAGCCCGTTTGGGCCAGTGATCTCACCACTTGCGGTACGGCCGCCGCTGTAGAATG
This genomic window contains:
- a CDS encoding NAD(P)/FAD-dependent oxidoreductase codes for the protein MLDTTLNARVKVFLDKFEAALAADDLDAAVEMFAPECYWRDLVAFTWNIKTMEGRDQVRDMLAHCVARVKPRNWKIAEGETATEAGGVTESWISFETEVARGYGLIRLQNGQIWTLLTTIVELKGNEEKAGFTRPLGAKHGVNPGTKTWKELRDEEVEKLGFETQPYVLIIGGGQGGIALGARLRQLGVPTIIVERNARAGDSWRNRYKSLCLHDPVWYDHLPYIDFPRNWPVFSPKDKIGDWLEMYTKVMELNYWTNTTAKHASWDDAKKEWTVVVERDGKEITLRPKQIVFATGMSAKPNMPQFKGMATFKGEQHHSSRHPGPDGYKGKKVVVIGSNNSAHDICAALYEAGVDVTMVQRSTTHIVRSDSLMESLGDLYSERAVRGGMTTAKADLIFASLPYKIMHQFQKPVYDKIRKDDADFYAGLEKAGFRLDFGDDDSGLFMKYLRRGSGYYIDVGASQLIIEGKVKLVSGQVEEITPNGVRLDNGQELPADVIVYATGYSSMNGWVADLISQEMADKVGKVWGLGSNTTKDPGPWEGEQRNIWKPTQQEGLWFHGGNLHQSRHYSQFLSLQLKARYEGIPTPVYGLQAVYHKA
- a CDS encoding septal ring lytic transglycosylase RlpA family protein, which encodes MISSKFFLAVVLASAAVCPALAESGRAAFYSGGRTASGEITGPNGLTAAHQTLPFGTMVLVTNHRNGKTVVVRIVDRGPYGRGRIIDLSRAAARELDMISAGTAMVSIERQ